One Arenicella xantha DNA segment encodes these proteins:
- a CDS encoding trypco2 family protein, translated as MNLIKLSTLVFAIMLSASTKASDAQESEIEIASVVEQIQNGIDIAKKGLAADSLPNLQSVTLNLNTAVKRDGGPKFKFLIFSFGKKWTSEASQTTTITLVPKVPRVTPTSAEEISDSIAKMIIAAADGVSKASAHASVPLELGSLSIQQKFIVKNETSGGFSIELLSIEASGSYSEANVQTMTITFK; from the coding sequence ATGAATCTCATTAAGTTAAGTACACTAGTTTTCGCGATCATGTTATCAGCCAGCACCAAAGCAAGTGATGCACAGGAAAGCGAAATAGAAATAGCCAGCGTCGTTGAACAAATTCAGAACGGAATAGATATTGCAAAAAAAGGATTGGCAGCAGACAGTCTCCCTAACCTACAGTCCGTCACACTGAACTTGAACACGGCTGTCAAACGCGATGGTGGTCCAAAGTTTAAATTCTTGATATTTTCTTTCGGGAAAAAATGGACTAGCGAAGCCTCTCAGACTACTACGATTACATTGGTTCCTAAAGTGCCAAGAGTCACTCCAACCAGTGCGGAGGAGATCTCTGATAGTATTGCTAAAATGATTATTGCCGCAGCTGACGGTGTATCAAAAGCCAGCGCACACGCCAGCGTGCCATTGGAGTTAGGTAGCTTATCAATTCAACAGAAATTTATAGTAAAGAATGAGACCTCTGGAGGTTTCTCTATCGAGCTCCTATCCATAGAGGCAAGCGGCAGTTACTCTGAAGCAAACGTTCAAACGATGACTATCACATTCAAATAG
- a CDS encoding S1 family peptidase, translating to MSPDIGAQCDVTNVSLDNPITERAARTKYDRSVVKLNVYLEDGRLRSGTAFLIDIERGLFLTALHVVDGNNLKIRGYRPESKDVIDRFEFILVAGVNHGYSERDQHENSVAPIDAAILEITDKSLMELAFRRSNEFDLNFKLEDSGKPVITLGYPGSNITLTGEDYESWPGNIGARTREKFASSYQVYYKLNRATQAGESGGPMLNQVGKVIGIGSSTSNLARGYSFFTTSADLFQMITELPVSRKAQEIEKLLRDKSVSSGQLLSELKDRGSNSFRNIDIFEWATKVAPSNEYSDIDISKRCILLALMERRDMWSERRMYVYMDKFLDKPLLAGHLNRSREKALIEGDIHSAQIYSELSKNLSAITDKCRWFTDCRSHLNAGKLMSVFAQRELEIMIEDTVDVAMEAATAEAEVMDEAMEAAAEAMVDEAMEAAAEAMDAEDAEVILLEELEENQF from the coding sequence GTGTCTCCTGACATTGGGGCTCAATGCGATGTTACTAACGTATCCTTAGATAACCCGATCACCGAGAGAGCTGCTAGAACAAAGTACGACAGGTCAGTTGTGAAACTCAATGTCTATCTCGAAGATGGGCGTCTCCGCTCAGGCACTGCTTTTTTGATAGACATTGAGAGAGGATTGTTTTTGACCGCACTCCACGTTGTTGATGGTAACAACTTAAAAATCAGGGGGTACCGACCTGAATCAAAGGATGTTATAGATAGGTTTGAGTTCATACTCGTTGCGGGAGTAAACCATGGGTATTCTGAGAGGGACCAACATGAAAATAGTGTAGCCCCCATCGATGCTGCGATACTGGAAATCACAGACAAGAGCCTCATGGAACTCGCATTTCGCCGGTCAAATGAGTTCGATCTTAATTTCAAGCTCGAAGACAGCGGTAAGCCCGTTATTACTCTTGGTTACCCAGGTAGCAATATCACCTTAACAGGTGAAGACTATGAATCCTGGCCAGGGAATATCGGAGCGCGAACACGAGAAAAATTCGCATCTAGCTACCAAGTGTATTACAAATTAAACCGAGCAACTCAGGCAGGTGAAAGTGGCGGCCCAATGTTGAATCAGGTGGGAAAAGTCATAGGTATTGGTTCGAGCACTTCGAACCTCGCGCGGGGCTACAGTTTTTTTACCACATCTGCTGACTTGTTCCAGATGATTACCGAATTACCCGTAAGTCGTAAAGCGCAAGAAATAGAAAAGTTACTAAGGGATAAATCAGTCTCTAGCGGTCAACTATTAAGTGAACTAAAGGATCGTGGTTCAAACAGTTTTAGGAACATCGACATATTTGAATGGGCGACAAAAGTTGCACCATCAAACGAATACTCAGATATTGACATATCGAAGAGATGCATACTCCTTGCTCTTATGGAGCGACGAGATATGTGGTCTGAGAGGAGGATGTATGTGTATATGGACAAATTCTTGGACAAGCCGCTTTTAGCTGGACATCTAAATCGAAGTAGGGAGAAAGCATTGATAGAGGGAGATATACATTCAGCCCAAATTTACTCAGAGCTTAGTAAGAATTTAAGCGCCATAACTGACAAGTGCAGATGGTTTACTGATTGCAGAAGCCATCTAAACGCGGGAAAACTCATGTCAGTCTTTGCTCAACGAGAACTTGAGATAATGATCGAAGATACTGTGGATGTAGCAATGGAAGCAGCAACAGCTGAAGCTGAAGTAATGGATGAAGCAATGGAAGCAGCAGCTGAAGCAATGGTGGATGAAGCAATGGAAGCAGCTGCTGAAGCAATGGATGCAGAGGATGCTGAAGTGATACTGCTTGAAGAATTAGAGGAAAATCAATTCTAG
- a CDS encoding tyrosine-type recombinase/integrase — translation MNAPVAPEMRIFSPSGEPLYLNADERERFLAAVRKDTDRNAVIFGTLLHYTGARPTELRELTVDRVNVDESIINLRTIKKRRVDKKGNLKQAQFRSIPIPEEVMNLVVLAFDILAKQKKGRNALLWPSDDNPKIPVNESTVYRWVKRNMVSAGITGKKATSKGLRHGFGVHMVLNGVPLVMIKDLMGHTSTQTTEIYLQVMGGEKKEMVLNTWKNN, via the coding sequence ATGAATGCCCCTGTCGCGCCCGAGATGCGCATTTTTTCACCAAGCGGTGAGCCGCTTTATTTGAACGCCGATGAGCGCGAACGTTTTTTAGCGGCCGTGCGTAAAGACACCGATCGCAACGCGGTGATCTTCGGTACCCTACTTCATTATACCGGTGCGCGTCCGACTGAGCTTCGTGAGCTTACCGTCGACCGGGTAAACGTCGACGAGTCGATCATCAACTTGCGCACCATCAAAAAACGTCGTGTGGATAAAAAAGGCAATCTTAAGCAAGCCCAGTTTAGATCCATTCCGATCCCTGAGGAAGTGATGAACCTGGTCGTGTTGGCGTTCGATATACTCGCCAAGCAGAAAAAAGGCCGGAACGCCCTACTCTGGCCGTCCGACGATAATCCTAAAATACCTGTCAATGAATCCACCGTCTATCGGTGGGTTAAGCGCAACATGGTGTCAGCCGGCATTACCGGCAAGAAAGCGACCTCTAAAGGGCTCCGGCATGGGTTTGGGGTTCATATGGTGTTGAATGGCGTGCCACTGGTTATGATTAAGGATTTAATGGGCCACACGTCCACTCAGACGACCGAGATATATCTGCAGGTCATGGGCGGTGAGAAAAAAGAGATGGTGCTTAATACATGGAAGAATAATTAG
- a CDS encoding type II toxin-antitoxin system RelE/ParE family toxin translates to MIKSFANKDAKLLFERRRSKRFANIERAALRKLVMLNAATELCDLEVPPGNRLEPLRGDRLGQHSIRINRQWRICFNWNNGDVENVEICDYH, encoded by the coding sequence ATGATCAAAAGCTTTGCGAACAAAGATGCCAAACTTCTTTTCGAGCGTCGGCGTTCAAAGCGGTTTGCCAACATTGAGCGAGCCGCGCTTAGAAAGCTTGTGATGTTGAATGCAGCCACTGAGCTGTGTGATTTAGAAGTGCCTCCTGGGAACCGTCTTGAGCCATTAAGAGGTGATCGTTTGGGGCAGCACTCTATCCGTATCAACCGCCAATGGCGGATTTGTTTTAACTGGAATAACGGAGATGTCGAAAATGTCGAAATCTGTGACTACCATTAA
- a CDS encoding HigA family addiction module antitoxin, with translation MSKSVTTIKPIHPGEILYEEFLEPLGLSANKLAKHIEVPANRVTAIINGQRGITGDTALRLSSAFGTTPDFWLNLQSHYELECAKDSTEIRFGVIDKHAA, from the coding sequence ATGTCGAAATCTGTGACTACCATTAAGCCCATTCATCCGGGTGAAATTCTGTATGAAGAATTTTTAGAGCCTCTGGGGCTCAGTGCTAATAAGTTGGCTAAGCACATCGAGGTGCCGGCAAATCGAGTGACGGCCATCATTAATGGGCAGCGCGGCATTACCGGTGATACTGCGCTGCGCCTATCGAGTGCGTTTGGAACGACACCTGATTTTTGGCTTAACTTACAGAGCCACTACGAGCTTGAGTGTGCGAAAGATAGTACAGAGATCCGTTTTGGGGTTATCGATAAGCACGCAGCTTAA
- a CDS encoding DUF4062 domain-containing protein, which produces MPRQEQVISIFIASPSDVSSERDKIEEVVHEINSTHARERGMRFELVRWESYTYPGIGVDAQDVINNQLPDDIDIFIGVMWHRFGTPTKRSKSGTAEEFERAKARFDEDSESIKIMFYFKDEPVSPSQLDTNQMAKVNEFRNSLGEEGSFFWKFNSLNDFEKHIRLHLNRQMQAWGQANHTKRNTDEGTNAPQTQHTNDEDSAFEDELGLFDLEDIIEERFKELTDIANRIAEATSELATKITSQTEEIDALPKDDSGNVDRQLVRKKMNRSAAEMNIFSERVSTEVSLFNNAMDAGMNAFIQSIQLLSDFESDDNSIERAKSALTTVTDLKQNMESAKDAQVKFRDSISALPRLTVIFNKAKRLSITTVEKFIAEIESGKRLLNEAEKSLREIVDHEKAE; this is translated from the coding sequence ATGCCTCGACAAGAACAAGTTATCAGCATATTCATTGCTTCGCCATCTGATGTTTCAAGTGAGCGAGATAAGATCGAAGAAGTGGTTCATGAAATTAACTCAACACATGCTCGCGAGAGAGGGATGCGGTTTGAACTAGTTCGATGGGAAAGTTATACCTATCCAGGTATTGGTGTTGATGCGCAAGATGTAATTAACAATCAACTCCCAGATGATATCGATATATTTATAGGCGTCATGTGGCACAGATTTGGCACACCAACCAAACGATCTAAATCGGGCACGGCAGAAGAGTTTGAGCGTGCTAAAGCAAGGTTTGACGAAGATAGCGAAAGCATCAAAATAATGTTTTATTTTAAAGATGAACCTGTTTCGCCTAGCCAGCTAGACACCAACCAAATGGCTAAAGTAAACGAATTTAGAAATAGTTTAGGTGAAGAAGGGAGTTTTTTCTGGAAATTTAATAGCTTAAATGACTTTGAAAAACATATTCGGCTTCACCTGAATCGCCAGATGCAAGCATGGGGACAAGCAAACCACACCAAACGAAATACTGATGAGGGTACAAATGCACCTCAAACCCAACACACAAATGACGAAGATTCCGCATTCGAAGATGAATTAGGTCTATTTGATTTAGAAGATATAATAGAAGAGCGATTCAAAGAGCTTACAGATATAGCCAATCGAATTGCTGAAGCAACTAGTGAGCTTGCGACCAAAATAACTAGTCAAACAGAAGAGATAGATGCACTACCAAAAGACGATAGCGGAAATGTTGATCGCCAATTAGTACGGAAAAAAATGAACCGTTCCGCCGCGGAAATGAATATTTTTTCTGAAAGAGTGTCTACTGAAGTATCACTGTTTAATAACGCAATGGATGCCGGCATGAATGCATTCATACAATCAATACAACTATTATCTGATTTTGAGTCTGATGATAATTCAATCGAGCGAGCCAAGTCAGCTCTTACAACCGTCACTGATCTTAAACAAAATATGGAAAGTGCAAAGGACGCACAAGTAAAATTTCGTGATTCAATTAGTGCCTTGCCTCGACTGACAGTCATCTTTAATAAAGCAAAACGCCTTTCAATCACAACAGTTGAAAAATTCATCGCTGAGATAGAAAGTGGAAAACGGCTATTAAATGAGGCTGAAAAAAGCTTACGTGAAATAGTTGACCATGAGAAAGCAGAATAA
- the vapB gene encoding type II toxin-antitoxin system VapB family antitoxin has product MKTTTKVFQSNKSQAVRLPKAVAFPPNVSEVSITTVGVTRVVAPVNQSWDSWFDAVAVTDDFMADRKQSAMQTREAFDD; this is encoded by the coding sequence ATGAAGACGACAACCAAAGTGTTTCAATCTAATAAGAGCCAGGCAGTTCGCTTGCCCAAGGCGGTTGCCTTCCCGCCTAATGTGAGCGAGGTATCCATTACAACCGTTGGTGTTACCCGTGTTGTTGCACCGGTCAATCAGAGCTGGGACTCATGGTTTGATGCAGTTGCCGTGACCGATGATTTCATGGCCGATCGTAAACAGTCCGCGATGCAAACGAGAGAAGCGTTTGATGATTAA
- the vapC gene encoding type II toxin-antitoxin system tRNA(fMet)-specific endonuclease VapC, with product MIKYLLDTDMSIYTIKRKPHEVRRMFNVHAGAMAISTVTLGELLFGAENSSNPPKNIEIVDGFASRLHVLDYDEEAAKQFAQLKAELKDQMIGAYDIMIAAHARSRGFILVTNNTKEFERVQGLRIESWVHENS from the coding sequence ATGATTAAATACTTACTCGACACGGACATGTCGATTTACACCATCAAACGCAAACCACATGAGGTTCGGCGCATGTTTAATGTCCATGCTGGAGCGATGGCCATTTCGACGGTAACCCTAGGTGAGCTTCTGTTTGGCGCCGAGAACTCAAGCAATCCGCCTAAGAACATAGAAATCGTGGATGGGTTTGCGAGCCGATTGCATGTGCTGGATTACGATGAAGAAGCCGCCAAACAATTTGCCCAGCTAAAGGCTGAGCTCAAAGATCAAATGATTGGGGCTTACGACATCATGATTGCCGCGCATGCGCGCAGTCGAGGGTTTATCCTAGTAACCAACAACACAAAGGAATTTGAGCGCGTACAGGGGCTTAGAATAGAGTCCTGGGTGCACGAAAATAGCTGA